One Artemia franciscana chromosome 6, ASM3288406v1, whole genome shotgun sequence DNA window includes the following coding sequences:
- the LOC136028266 gene encoding G-protein coupled receptor dmsr-1-like isoform X2, producing MKSILQPWSNKIVLDNLRKFNLTFQDLEDFNLYSKNISTQMNQSYVLEYEPNEHPSLLATESHNRDKLPYSVIDFNTSDFTSCELLKDFHAAYENVHGYLSLIICVIGTISNSVNIIILRHRDLISPFNNLLCALAVADGLVMLEYIPYAVHMYITPQTRKKEDYLSYGWTLFTLIHANFTVVIHTVSIWITLTLAFWRYLSLKNAGIKKVFCSEKGSIVAIIVAFLGSIILCIPCYLTFAVSEEMDNSNNGTKTYVITVSEMARSNGELLLKIQFWIFGVFVKIVPCCILTILTTWLVRQLVTVRRRQKRLQTTRQKSANRVPPENLPLSTEEAQLPVKKTKGRFAIARQSMRQSYKRRTCSDWTTKLLISLLMIFLVTEVPQGISALISAIKGEEFSKNCLYKLGDLFDALALFNSAINFAVYLSMNRQFRNHVCKLFNCSNCGPDPRLTVPLDANMDASPVITKTTKL from the exons ATGAAATCCATTCTCCAGCCATGGAGTAATAAAAtcgtgttagataatttaagaaaattcaaCTTAACATTCCAGGATCTAGAAGACTTcaatttatattcaaaaaatatttctacacAGATGAACCAATCTTATGTGTTAGAATATGAGCCAAATGAACACCCATCACTTTTAGCAACTGAAAGTCACAACCGAGATAAGTTGCCCTATTCGGTGATTGACTTTAACACCAGTGATTTCACATCCTGTGAACTATTAAAGGACTTCCACGCAGCGTACGAAAACGTTCATGGatatttaagtttaattatCTGTGTTATAGGTACCATATCAAACTCTGTAAATATAATCATACTTCGACATAGAGATTTAATATCACCTTTTAACAATTTGTTATGTGCCCTGGCAGTGGCAGACGGACTAGTGATGTTAGAATACATCCCATATGCAGTGCATATGTACATTACTCCGCAGACGAGAAAAAAGGAGGATTATTTATCTTATGGCTGGACACTATTTACCCTGATACATGCCAATTTCACGGTCGTTATTCACACTGTATCTATATGGATTACATTGACTTTGGCATTTTGGAGATATCTTTCGCTTAAAAATGCTGgaatcaaaaaagttttttgctcCGAAAAAGGAAGTATTGTTGCcataatagttgcctttttaggaTCAATCATTCTCTGTATTCCTTGCTACTTGACTTTTGCCGTTTCTGAAGAGATGGATAATTCGAATAATGGAACCAAAACGTACGTAATAACCGTTAGTGAAATGGCCCGATCTAATGGCGAGCTACTTCTAAAA attcaattTTGGATTTTCGGTGTCTTCGTCAAAATTGTACCCTGCTGTATTTTAACAATCCTAACAACTTGGCTTGTGCGGCAGCTTGTAACAGTGCGTCGAAGGCAGAAACGACTTCAAACAACGAGGCAAAAATCGGCAAACAGAGTTCCACCAGAAAACCTACCACTTTCCACTGAAGAAGCTCAGCTaccagttaaaaaaacgaaaggAAGATTCGCAATTGCTCGCCAGTCAATGCGACAAAGCTACAAGAGACGAACATGTAGTGACTGGACCACAAAATTGCTTATAAGCCTACTAATGATTTTTCTAGTAACAGAAGTACCACAAGGAATATCAGCCTTGATTTCAGCCATCAAAGGGgaggaattttcaaaaaactgtCTCTATAAGCTAGGTGACCTTTTTGACGCTTTGGCCTTATTCAATTCAGCTATAAACTTTGCTGTGTACCTTAGTATGAACAGACAATTTAGAAACCATGTCTGTAAACTTTTCAATTGTTCTAACTGTGGTCCAGATCCTCGATTAACGGTGCCATTAGATGCAAACATGGATGCATCTCCAGTGATTACTAAAACGACAAAGCTTTGA
- the LOC136028266 gene encoding G-protein coupled receptor dmsr-1-like isoform X1, protein MLNDLEMKSILQPWSNKIVLDNLRKFNLTFQDLEDFNLYSKNISTQMNQSYVLEYEPNEHPSLLATESHNRDKLPYSVIDFNTSDFTSCELLKDFHAAYENVHGYLSLIICVIGTISNSVNIIILRHRDLISPFNNLLCALAVADGLVMLEYIPYAVHMYITPQTRKKEDYLSYGWTLFTLIHANFTVVIHTVSIWITLTLAFWRYLSLKNAGIKKVFCSEKGSIVAIIVAFLGSIILCIPCYLTFAVSEEMDNSNNGTKTYVITVSEMARSNGELLLKIQFWIFGVFVKIVPCCILTILTTWLVRQLVTVRRRQKRLQTTRQKSANRVPPENLPLSTEEAQLPVKKTKGRFAIARQSMRQSYKRRTCSDWTTKLLISLLMIFLVTEVPQGISALISAIKGEEFSKNCLYKLGDLFDALALFNSAINFAVYLSMNRQFRNHVCKLFNCSNCGPDPRLTVPLDANMDASPVITKTTKL, encoded by the exons ATTTGGAGATGAAATCCATTCTCCAGCCATGGAGTAATAAAAtcgtgttagataatttaagaaaattcaaCTTAACATTCCAGGATCTAGAAGACTTcaatttatattcaaaaaatatttctacacAGATGAACCAATCTTATGTGTTAGAATATGAGCCAAATGAACACCCATCACTTTTAGCAACTGAAAGTCACAACCGAGATAAGTTGCCCTATTCGGTGATTGACTTTAACACCAGTGATTTCACATCCTGTGAACTATTAAAGGACTTCCACGCAGCGTACGAAAACGTTCATGGatatttaagtttaattatCTGTGTTATAGGTACCATATCAAACTCTGTAAATATAATCATACTTCGACATAGAGATTTAATATCACCTTTTAACAATTTGTTATGTGCCCTGGCAGTGGCAGACGGACTAGTGATGTTAGAATACATCCCATATGCAGTGCATATGTACATTACTCCGCAGACGAGAAAAAAGGAGGATTATTTATCTTATGGCTGGACACTATTTACCCTGATACATGCCAATTTCACGGTCGTTATTCACACTGTATCTATATGGATTACATTGACTTTGGCATTTTGGAGATATCTTTCGCTTAAAAATGCTGgaatcaaaaaagttttttgctcCGAAAAAGGAAGTATTGTTGCcataatagttgcctttttaggaTCAATCATTCTCTGTATTCCTTGCTACTTGACTTTTGCCGTTTCTGAAGAGATGGATAATTCGAATAATGGAACCAAAACGTACGTAATAACCGTTAGTGAAATGGCCCGATCTAATGGCGAGCTACTTCTAAAA attcaattTTGGATTTTCGGTGTCTTCGTCAAAATTGTACCCTGCTGTATTTTAACAATCCTAACAACTTGGCTTGTGCGGCAGCTTGTAACAGTGCGTCGAAGGCAGAAACGACTTCAAACAACGAGGCAAAAATCGGCAAACAGAGTTCCACCAGAAAACCTACCACTTTCCACTGAAGAAGCTCAGCTaccagttaaaaaaacgaaaggAAGATTCGCAATTGCTCGCCAGTCAATGCGACAAAGCTACAAGAGACGAACATGTAGTGACTGGACCACAAAATTGCTTATAAGCCTACTAATGATTTTTCTAGTAACAGAAGTACCACAAGGAATATCAGCCTTGATTTCAGCCATCAAAGGGgaggaattttcaaaaaactgtCTCTATAAGCTAGGTGACCTTTTTGACGCTTTGGCCTTATTCAATTCAGCTATAAACTTTGCTGTGTACCTTAGTATGAACAGACAATTTAGAAACCATGTCTGTAAACTTTTCAATTGTTCTAACTGTGGTCCAGATCCTCGATTAACGGTGCCATTAGATGCAAACATGGATGCATCTCCAGTGATTACTAAAACGACAAAGCTTTGA